A region from the Hypnocyclicus thermotrophus genome encodes:
- a CDS encoding Smr/MutS family protein — MKVIDLHGLTVVQAEEIFIREYNNNLNKTIKIIHGYGSSGSGGKIRKNIRKLLEKNKEYFNYKKGEIIDGNRGYTIVYPKKRIPEKIDSLKIEILKYCMVPKTKDKIAGHFRKYKPEKILKAIKYLESNDLLEIIQKGKYKCYVKK, encoded by the coding sequence ATGAAGGTAATAGATTTACATGGATTAACAGTAGTTCAGGCAGAAGAAATTTTTATTAGAGAATATAATAATAATTTAAATAAAACAATAAAAATAATACATGGCTATGGATCTTCTGGAAGTGGTGGTAAAATACGAAAAAACATACGAAAATTATTAGAAAAGAATAAAGAGTATTTTAACTATAAAAAAGGTGAAATTATAGATGGAAATAGAGGTTATACTATAGTTTATCCTAAAAAACGTATTCCAGAAAAAATTGATTCATTAAAAATAGAAATATTAAAATATTGTATGGTTCCTAAAACAAAAGATAAAATTGCAGGACATTTTAGAAAATATAAACCAGAAAAAATATTAAAAGCAATAAAATATCTAGAAAGTAATGATTTATTAGAAATAATTCAAAAAGGGAAATATAAATGTTATGTAAAAAAATAG
- the truA gene encoding tRNA pseudouridine(38-40) synthase TruA — MNNYKMMITYDGTKYLGWQRLQKNKEKTIQGKIELTISKLLKENIEIIGSGRTDRGVHALNQVANFKTNKELDSNFLSQLNQYLPEDIRVLSFIKVNDKFHSRYNAKRKTYMYRIDNSPVRDPFMRKYAYYIDERIDIIKMKEASKIFIGEHDFITFSKKSTKKSTVRNIEFINIVKRGDFIEIYITANGFLYNMARMIAGALIQIATNKKNIKEIKDLLESKSRGEHRFVVPPHGLFLLNVEY, encoded by the coding sequence ATGAATAATTATAAAATGATGATAACATACGATGGAACAAAGTATTTAGGTTGGCAAAGATTACAAAAAAATAAAGAAAAAACTATTCAAGGGAAAATAGAATTAACAATTTCAAAATTATTAAAAGAAAATATAGAAATAATAGGAAGTGGTAGAACTGATAGAGGAGTACATGCTTTAAATCAAGTAGCAAATTTTAAAACGAATAAAGAATTAGATTCTAATTTTTTAAGTCAGTTAAATCAATATTTACCAGAAGATATAAGAGTTTTATCTTTTATTAAAGTGAATGATAAATTTCATTCAAGATATAATGCTAAAAGAAAGACATATATGTATAGAATTGATAATTCACCAGTAAGAGATCCATTTATGAGAAAGTATGCTTATTATATTGATGAAAGAATAGATATAATAAAAATGAAAGAAGCAAGTAAAATATTTATTGGGGAACATGATTTTATAACTTTTTCAAAAAAAAGTACTAAAAAAAGTACTGTAAGAAATATAGAATTTATAAATATTGTAAAAAGAGGAGATTTTATAGAAATATATATAACTGCTAATGGATTTTTATATAATATGGCAAGAATGATAGCGGGAGCTCTTATTCAAATAGCTACTAATAAAAAAAATATAAAAGAAATAAAAGATTTATTGGAATCAAAATCAAGAGGAGAACATAGATTTGTAGTTCCACCACATGGATTATTTTTATTGAATGTAGAGTATTAA
- a CDS encoding NUDIX hydrolase: MVKIDFYDLDIICKYKYVVLVAKYNKKLVLVKHKNRESWEIPGGHIEKNETPLEAAKREIYEETGAIKYNITPIATYSVTIKNIIDYGQLFFVEIFEFDNLPNFEIEKINLFDSLPKNLTYPDIQPILFDFVEKNIERNS; encoded by the coding sequence ATGGTAAAAATAGATTTTTATGATTTAGATATTATTTGCAAATATAAATATGTCGTTTTAGTCGCAAAATATAATAAAAAATTAGTTCTTGTAAAACATAAAAATAGAGAATCATGGGAAATTCCCGGAGGACATATTGAAAAAAACGAAACTCCTCTTGAAGCAGCTAAAAGAGAAATTTACGAAGAAACAGGAGCAATCAAATATAATATAACACCTATCGCCACATATTCTGTAACAATTAAGAATATTATTGATTACGGACAACTTTTTTTTGTTGAAATATTTGAATTTGATAATCTTCCTAATTTTGAAATTGAAAAAATAAATTTATTTGATTCCTTACCTAAAAATCTTACCTATCCAGATATTCAACCTATTTTATTTGATTTTGTAGAAAAAAATATAGAAAGGAATAGTTAA